One genomic segment of Hymenobacter psoromatis includes these proteins:
- a CDS encoding thioredoxin domain-containing protein, whose translation MSNSAPTPSTNRLAHETSPYLLQHAHNPVDWYPWGPEALGRAQAEQKPILVSIGYAACHWCHVMERESFENEQVARVMNKYFVCIKVDREERPDVDQIYMDAVQAMGIQGGWPLNVLLTPEAKPFYGGTYFPPGNWVKLLENVAQAYAGEHRAELEGSAERFVQVLQASELEKYGAAGELVSTAVNDEKFKLMAYNLTQRFDRERGGTNRAPKFPMPSIWRFLLRAHHISSSQQLLSQVNLTLREMAWGGIYDQVGGGWARYSVDAEWLVPHFEKMLYDNGQLLSLYSEAFQVTQEPLYREVVFQTVNWVRRELTNPEGGFYSSLDADSEGEEGKFYVWTRAELQAILGEEEPLAAAYYQCTGVGNWEHGNNILHRRQSDADFATEHMLEPHVLAKLIHGWQKQLLTARAHRVRPGLDDKVLTGWNALMLSGLLAAYRAFGAQEFLDLALRNAEFLRANLRNGPRLYRTWKNGRATINGFLEDYALVIEAYISLYEATFAESWLREAQGLTTYVLDNFFDPAEQQFFYTDASAEPLIARKKELFDNVIPGSNSVMAHNLLRLGRHLENTDYQALAAAMLGQVQALAAKEPQHLTNWASLYVALLRPGAEVAITGPQAEAFRAQLSRHFLPNDVLAGSSTTSALPLLQGRAGTDQTTLYVCRDHSCQLPVHSVPEALAQLAQ comes from the coding sequence ATGTCTAACTCCGCCCCTACCCCCTCCACCAACCGCCTAGCCCACGAAACCAGCCCCTACCTGCTCCAACACGCCCATAATCCGGTGGACTGGTACCCGTGGGGACCGGAGGCGCTGGGGCGCGCCCAGGCTGAGCAAAAGCCCATTTTGGTGAGCATTGGGTATGCGGCGTGCCACTGGTGCCACGTGATGGAGCGCGAGTCATTTGAGAATGAGCAGGTAGCGCGGGTGATGAACAAATATTTCGTGTGCATCAAAGTGGACCGGGAGGAGCGACCCGACGTGGACCAGATTTACATGGACGCGGTGCAGGCGATGGGTATTCAGGGCGGCTGGCCGCTGAACGTGCTGCTGACGCCCGAGGCTAAGCCGTTTTATGGCGGCACGTATTTCCCACCCGGCAACTGGGTGAAGCTGCTCGAAAATGTAGCCCAGGCCTACGCCGGTGAGCACCGCGCCGAGTTGGAAGGCTCGGCCGAGCGCTTTGTGCAGGTGCTGCAAGCGAGTGAGCTGGAGAAGTATGGCGCGGCCGGCGAGCTGGTTAGCACGGCCGTTAATGATGAGAAATTCAAGCTAATGGCCTATAACCTGACTCAGCGCTTTGACCGCGAACGGGGCGGCACCAACCGCGCACCCAAGTTTCCGATGCCCAGCATCTGGCGGTTTTTGCTGCGGGCGCATCACATCTCGAGCAGCCAGCAGCTGTTGAGTCAAGTCAACCTCACGCTGCGCGAAATGGCCTGGGGCGGCATTTATGACCAGGTAGGCGGCGGTTGGGCGCGCTACTCAGTCGATGCGGAGTGGCTAGTGCCGCACTTTGAGAAAATGCTGTATGATAACGGCCAGCTGCTGAGCCTCTACAGCGAGGCGTTTCAGGTGACGCAGGAGCCGCTGTACCGCGAGGTCGTTTTCCAGACTGTGAACTGGGTGCGGCGCGAGTTGACTAACCCGGAGGGCGGCTTTTACTCGTCGCTCGATGCCGATAGCGAGGGCGAAGAAGGCAAGTTTTACGTCTGGACCCGCGCCGAATTGCAGGCTATCTTAGGTGAGGAAGAGCCGCTGGCGGCGGCTTACTACCAGTGCACGGGGGTAGGGAACTGGGAGCACGGCAACAACATTTTGCACCGCCGACAATCGGATGCCGACTTCGCCACCGAGCACATGCTGGAGCCGCACGTGCTGGCCAAGCTCATTCACGGTTGGCAAAAGCAGCTGCTGACCGCCCGCGCCCACCGCGTGCGGCCGGGCCTCGACGACAAGGTACTAACGGGCTGGAATGCGCTTATGCTCAGCGGCCTGCTGGCTGCCTACCGGGCGTTTGGCGCGCAGGAGTTCCTGGACTTAGCGCTACGCAATGCCGAGTTTTTGCGGGCCAACCTGCGCAACGGGCCGCGCCTCTACCGCACCTGGAAGAACGGCCGCGCCACTATCAACGGCTTTCTGGAAGACTACGCGCTAGTGATTGAAGCTTACATCAGTCTCTATGAAGCGACCTTCGCGGAAAGCTGGCTGCGCGAGGCGCAGGGGCTGACGACCTACGTGCTCGATAATTTCTTCGACCCCGCCGAGCAGCAGTTTTTCTACACCGATGCCAGCGCCGAGCCGCTCATCGCCCGCAAAAAGGAGTTGTTCGACAACGTGATTCCTGGCTCTAACTCGGTGATGGCCCACAACCTGCTGCGGCTGGGTCGCCACCTCGAAAACACCGATTATCAAGCGTTGGCGGCTGCTATGCTGGGCCAGGTGCAGGCCCTAGCGGCCAAAGAGCCGCAGCACCTCACTAACTGGGCCAGTCTCTATGTAGCGCTGCTGCGGCCGGGTGCCGAAGTGGCCATCACTGGTCCGCAGGCTGAGGCATTTCGTGCGCAGCTAAGCCGGCATTTTTTGCCTAATGACGTGCTGGCTGGCAGTTCCACGACCAGCGCCCTACCCCTGCTCCAAGGCCGAGCAGGCACTGACCAAACCACCCTTTACGTGTGCCGCGACCACTCCTGCCAGCTGCCGGTGCACTCGGTGCCCGAGGCCCTGGCACAATTGGCACAGTAG
- the priA gene encoding replication restart helicase PriA — MSLTFEFAAPTPAPAAMPDRVTLFVDVILPLPLPKLYTYRVPFELNDNVVIGGRVIVQFGAKRTLSCIVAAVHETPPKEYQAKYILEFIDDAPVVTQPQLKLFRWISEYYLCTLGEVINAALPAALKLSSESRIQLHPAYLNEGSPYPLDDKEQRIVDSLRTEDGKALTFTEVGDLLGIASFHKVIKSLMQKDVIFLFEQMADKYSPKVLKKVRLAHHYVSTAAVERLFEDLAAKPKQVDVLLKYLQRVPVHHNEHLNHLGIEKAYLTSSPHLSASAVNTLIKNGILEQFDQIVSRFPLDENPVAQMPYQLNEAQVVARDEVMTLFDQQNIVLLHGVTGSGKTEIYIDLIRNALDGGGQVLYLLPEIALTAQIVTRLMRVFGSRLGVYHSKFSDNERVEVWNGVLSGRFQVVVGVRSAVFLPFDNLSLIIVDEEHESSYKQYDPAPRYNAREVALMMGNFQGAKVLLGSATPAVETYYQARLGRYGLVTLSKRFGEAGMPEIELIDTRKLRAEKKMHNHFSADLLSAMESKIAQNEQVILFQNRRGYAPVTECNDCGYIPKCQSCAVSLSYHKHAHELRCHYCGYHEGMPTQCPACGSRALRTQGFGTEKLEDDLKIMLPQANVQRMDLDTTRAKNAYQQIIGDFEQQKTNVLVGTQMVTKGLDFENVSLVGIVNADAIIHYPDYRAHERAYQMFVQVSGRAGRKGKKGKVLIQTGDPTQVIFDKVIRNDYLEFYEYEITQRREHEYPPFARMIKLTVKHMDQELAQKAAILLTQELIERLGRGPVLGPEAPYIFRIRNFFLQEIVIKLSREHTVLKAAKVAICAALDVVRDQKEYRQARLVVDVDPM; from the coding sequence GTGTCGCTTACCTTCGAATTTGCTGCCCCTACCCCCGCCCCGGCGGCTATGCCCGACCGGGTAACGCTGTTCGTGGATGTGATTTTGCCCCTGCCCCTGCCTAAGCTTTACACTTACCGGGTACCGTTTGAGCTGAATGACAACGTAGTAATTGGGGGCCGGGTCATTGTGCAGTTTGGGGCTAAGCGCACGCTGAGCTGCATTGTGGCAGCCGTGCACGAAACGCCGCCCAAGGAATACCAGGCCAAGTACATTCTGGAGTTTATCGACGATGCGCCCGTGGTGACGCAGCCGCAGCTCAAGCTATTTCGCTGGATAAGTGAGTATTACCTCTGCACGCTGGGCGAGGTGATAAACGCCGCGCTGCCAGCCGCGCTCAAGCTCAGCTCCGAGTCACGCATTCAGCTGCACCCGGCGTACCTCAACGAAGGCAGCCCCTACCCCCTCGACGACAAGGAACAGCGCATTGTGGACAGCCTGCGCACCGAGGACGGCAAGGCGCTGACGTTTACCGAAGTGGGCGACTTACTAGGTATTGCATCGTTTCATAAAGTTATTAAGTCGCTGATGCAGAAGGATGTTATCTTTCTGTTTGAGCAAATGGCCGACAAGTATTCGCCCAAAGTGCTGAAAAAGGTTCGGCTGGCGCACCACTACGTGAGCACCGCCGCCGTGGAGCGGCTGTTTGAGGACCTGGCCGCCAAGCCCAAGCAGGTGGATGTGCTGCTGAAATACTTACAGCGCGTACCGGTGCACCACAACGAGCACCTCAACCACCTGGGCATCGAGAAAGCCTACCTCACCAGCTCGCCCCACCTCTCGGCCTCGGCGGTGAACACGCTGATAAAGAACGGTATCCTGGAGCAGTTCGACCAGATTGTGTCGCGCTTTCCGCTCGACGAAAACCCGGTGGCCCAGATGCCCTACCAGCTCAATGAAGCACAAGTAGTGGCCCGCGATGAGGTAATGACGCTCTTTGACCAGCAGAATATCGTGCTGCTGCACGGTGTCACGGGCTCGGGCAAGACAGAGATTTATATCGACCTCATTCGCAATGCCTTGGACGGTGGTGGGCAGGTACTGTACCTGCTGCCGGAAATCGCCCTCACGGCCCAGATTGTGACCCGGCTGATGCGCGTGTTTGGCTCGCGGCTGGGCGTGTACCACTCCAAATTCTCCGACAACGAGCGGGTGGAGGTGTGGAACGGCGTGCTTTCGGGCCGCTTTCAGGTGGTAGTGGGCGTGCGCTCGGCGGTGTTCTTACCTTTTGATAACCTGAGCCTTATCATCGTAGACGAGGAGCACGAAAGCTCCTACAAGCAGTACGACCCCGCCCCGCGCTACAACGCCCGTGAGGTGGCCCTGATGATGGGCAACTTTCAGGGTGCCAAGGTATTGCTGGGCTCGGCCACGCCGGCCGTGGAAACCTACTACCAGGCGCGGCTGGGCCGCTACGGCTTGGTCACGCTCAGCAAGCGCTTCGGTGAGGCTGGGATGCCGGAGATTGAGCTGATTGACACCCGCAAGCTGCGCGCCGAGAAGAAGATGCACAACCACTTCTCGGCCGACCTGCTGAGCGCGATGGAAAGTAAAATTGCGCAGAATGAGCAGGTTATCCTCTTCCAGAACCGGCGCGGCTACGCGCCCGTGACCGAGTGCAACGACTGCGGCTACATCCCGAAGTGCCAGAGCTGCGCCGTGTCGCTCTCTTACCACAAGCACGCCCACGAGCTGCGCTGCCACTACTGCGGCTATCACGAGGGCATGCCCACGCAGTGCCCGGCCTGCGGCTCGCGGGCGCTGCGCACCCAGGGCTTCGGCACCGAAAAGCTGGAAGACGACCTCAAAATAATGCTGCCCCAGGCTAATGTGCAGCGCATGGACCTGGACACGACCCGCGCCAAAAACGCCTACCAGCAGATTATCGGCGACTTTGAGCAGCAGAAAACCAACGTGCTCGTGGGCACCCAGATGGTGACCAAGGGCTTGGATTTCGAGAACGTGAGCCTAGTGGGTATCGTGAATGCCGACGCCATTATTCACTACCCCGACTACCGCGCCCACGAGCGCGCCTACCAGATGTTTGTGCAGGTAAGCGGCCGGGCCGGGCGCAAGGGTAAGAAAGGTAAAGTACTGATTCAGACCGGCGACCCTACCCAGGTTATTTTTGACAAGGTAATTCGCAACGACTACCTCGAATTTTACGAGTATGAAATAACCCAGCGCCGTGAGCACGAGTACCCACCCTTCGCCCGCATGATAAAGCTGACGGTGAAGCATATGGACCAGGAGCTAGCCCAAAAAGCCGCCATCCTGCTTACCCAAGAATTGATTGAACGCCTGGGCCGCGGCCCGGTGCTGGGGCCGGAAGCGCCCTACATTTTCCGCATCCGCAATTTCTTTTTGCAGGAAATCGTCATCAAGCTCAGCCGCGAGCACACGGTGCTGAAGGCGGCCAAGGTAGCCATCTGCGCGGCGCTCGACGTGGTGCGCGACCAGAAAGAATACCGTCAGGCTCGCTTGGTGGTAGACGTGGACCCTATGTAA
- a CDS encoding class I SAM-dependent methyltransferase: protein MNHTVARWLGLAGLAAAGACTQLPVESSTAGRTGLRAQGFTAATPTHLPDSQGYERRPPRDPNGIGRYYQGRQIAHVMGHEGADWLERDDRSQEEGTETLLRELHLKPTDTVADIGAGTGFFSFRMAPLVPRGQVLAVDIQPEMITELKQRQAKNGLHNVRPVLGTTRDPHLPANAVDLVLIVDAYHEFDHPREMGLAIRRALRPGTGRLALVEYRAEDPAVPIKEIHKMTVDQAKKEMAAIGLEFVKVDEKLPQQHLLLFRKPQ from the coding sequence ATGAATCATACCGTTGCACGTTGGCTAGGACTGGCCGGGCTAGCCGCTGCTGGGGCCTGCACCCAGTTGCCAGTGGAATCAAGCACTGCCGGCCGCACTGGCCTACGGGCGCAGGGGTTTACTGCCGCCACGCCTACCCACCTGCCAGACTCGCAGGGCTACGAGCGCCGCCCACCGCGCGACCCTAACGGCATCGGCCGCTACTATCAAGGGCGGCAGATTGCCCACGTTATGGGCCACGAGGGGGCCGATTGGCTGGAGCGCGACGACCGCAGCCAGGAGGAAGGCACCGAAACCCTGCTTCGGGAGCTGCATCTCAAGCCCACCGATACGGTGGCCGATATTGGGGCGGGCACGGGGTTTTTCTCGTTTCGGATGGCCCCGCTGGTGCCGCGCGGCCAGGTGCTGGCCGTCGATATTCAGCCCGAAATGATTACTGAGCTAAAGCAGCGCCAGGCCAAAAATGGCCTGCATAACGTGCGCCCCGTGCTTGGCACCACCCGCGACCCGCACCTGCCCGCCAATGCCGTGGACCTGGTGCTCATCGTGGATGCCTACCACGAGTTTGACCACCCGCGCGAGATGGGCCTGGCCATCAGGCGGGCACTGCGACCCGGCACCGGCCGCCTGGCGCTGGTCGAGTATCGCGCTGAAGACCCTGCGGTACCCATTAAGGAGATTCATAAAATGACCGTGGACCAGGCTAAGAAAGAGATGGCAGCCATCGGTCTTGAGTTCGTGAAAGTAGACGAAAAGCTGCCGCAGCAGCATTTGCTACTGTTTCGCAAACCGCAGTAA
- a CDS encoding aminopeptidase P N-terminal domain-containing protein — protein MRYGPIAPELFVENRRRFRELLPPRSLAIFNANDILPTNADGTLAFRQNNDLFYLSGVDQEDSILVICPDAALEKHREILFLKETSEHILVWEGYKLTKEQGREVAGIKTIMWLDAFPAVLAALMNEAESVYLNSNEHIRAVVEVETRDARFIRDMQRRYPLHQYRRAAPLLHQLRAIKSAEEIRLMRRAGEITGNAFRRVLGFVEPGVWEFEIEAEIVHEFMRSGSRGPAYGSIIGSGESATILHYVSNDRQCQAGDVLLLDFGAEYANYAADLSRSIPVSGTYSPRQRQVYEAVLRVFKFAKTQLVVGNEIEVYHKAVGEVMEQELVKLDLLNAGDVKNQDPDAPLYKKYFPHGTSHYLGLDVHDVGYKYRKFEAGMVYTNEPGIYIREEKLGIRLENDILITATGNEDLMANIPLELADIERLMKK, from the coding sequence ATGCGCTACGGCCCCATCGCCCCCGAGTTATTCGTCGAAAATCGCCGCCGCTTCCGTGAGCTGCTGCCGCCGCGGTCGCTGGCCATTTTTAATGCCAACGATATTCTGCCCACTAACGCCGATGGCACGCTGGCCTTCCGGCAAAACAATGACCTGTTCTACCTCAGCGGGGTAGACCAGGAGGATAGTATCCTCGTCATTTGCCCCGACGCGGCCCTTGAAAAGCACCGCGAGATTTTATTTCTCAAGGAAACCTCCGAGCACATTCTGGTTTGGGAAGGCTACAAGCTAACTAAGGAGCAGGGCCGCGAGGTGGCAGGCATCAAAACCATCATGTGGCTCGATGCCTTCCCGGCCGTGCTGGCTGCTCTGATGAACGAGGCCGAATCGGTGTATCTGAACTCCAACGAGCACATTCGGGCTGTGGTGGAGGTCGAAACCCGCGATGCCCGCTTTATTCGCGATATGCAGCGGCGCTACCCCCTGCACCAGTACCGGCGTGCCGCGCCGCTGCTACATCAGCTGCGCGCCATTAAGAGTGCCGAGGAAATCCGGCTTATGCGCCGGGCCGGCGAAATCACGGGCAACGCCTTCCGGCGCGTGCTGGGCTTCGTGGAGCCGGGCGTGTGGGAGTTTGAGATTGAGGCCGAGATTGTGCACGAGTTTATGCGCTCCGGCTCGCGGGGGCCGGCCTACGGCAGCATCATTGGCAGTGGCGAAAGCGCCACCATTCTGCACTACGTCAGCAACGACCGCCAATGTCAGGCCGGCGACGTGCTGCTGCTGGATTTTGGGGCGGAGTACGCTAACTACGCCGCCGACCTCTCGCGCAGCATCCCGGTGTCGGGTACGTATTCGCCGCGCCAGCGCCAGGTATACGAGGCCGTGCTGAGGGTCTTCAAGTTTGCCAAGACTCAGCTTGTAGTCGGCAACGAGATTGAAGTCTATCACAAAGCAGTAGGCGAGGTGATGGAGCAAGAATTAGTGAAGCTCGACTTGCTGAACGCCGGCGACGTCAAAAATCAGGACCCCGACGCGCCGCTCTACAAGAAATACTTTCCGCACGGTACCAGTCACTACCTGGGCCTCGACGTGCACGACGTAGGCTACAAGTACCGCAAATTTGAAGCGGGCATGGTGTACACCAACGAGCCGGGCATCTACATCCGCGAAGAAAAGCTGGGCATTCGGCTAGAAAACGATATCCTCATTACCGCCACCGGTAATGAGGACCTGATGGCTAATATTCCGCTAGAATTAGCTGATATTGAGCGATTAATGAAAAAGTAG
- a CDS encoding phosphatase PAP2 family protein, whose translation MLRQTRTFLLPYAALLLAIGGVLFATPKQTAFFWVNGHYAPFFDQFFRAFTNVGDGLFYVFVTLALLFVRFRWAFLSLVCFAVTSLAAQVGKQLIFTGHPRPFRYFSEHPSFPPLHVVEGVVMGTLKSFPSGHSTSAFSVFLLLTFLVKNKRWGYGFLLLAALAAYSRVYLAQHFVEDVFAGSILGTGLTLALLAWLVPYLERHSQPWHQWRLRRGRSAGRF comes from the coding sequence ATGCTCCGGCAAACCCGCACCTTTTTGCTTCCCTACGCCGCGCTACTGTTGGCCATCGGTGGCGTACTATTCGCCACGCCCAAACAAACGGCGTTCTTCTGGGTCAATGGCCACTACGCGCCATTTTTCGACCAGTTTTTCCGGGCCTTTACCAACGTGGGCGACGGTTTGTTCTACGTATTCGTGACACTGGCCCTGCTCTTCGTGCGCTTCCGCTGGGCCTTCCTGAGCCTAGTGTGCTTTGCCGTTACTTCGCTGGCGGCCCAGGTAGGCAAGCAGCTTATTTTCACGGGCCACCCGCGGCCGTTCCGTTATTTCAGCGAACACCCCAGCTTCCCGCCGCTGCACGTGGTGGAGGGGGTAGTGATGGGCACGCTCAAGAGCTTTCCGTCGGGCCACTCCACGTCGGCCTTTTCGGTGTTTCTGCTGCTCACTTTTTTGGTAAAAAATAAGCGATGGGGCTACGGATTTTTGCTGTTGGCCGCGCTGGCGGCCTACTCGCGAGTGTACCTGGCCCAGCATTTTGTAGAGGACGTATTTGCCGGCTCCATCCTGGGCACGGGCCTCACGCTGGCGCTGCTGGCCTGGCTGGTGCCCTACCTGGAGCGGCACTCGCAGCCCTGGCACCAGTGGCGGCTGCGCCGCGGGCGCTCGGCCGGCCGCTTCTGA
- a CDS encoding WD40 repeat domain-containing protein — MRSLLPIGSGPIFFSCRLVAGLSVVLLAGSVAQAQAPAGAAVSIQPAMIQPGSALLIDIDTKSPLLGVDYSPDGKRIVACGLGHSVVVYELATHQPVLTLKGHTDDVVAVKYSPNGRYIASGGVDHALILWDALTGELIRKNTEHTDYVRDVAFSPDSKLLATAGWDGQSLVFDTFSGQRVAALKEPKLTDAAVNVAYNPTKTTQGRSNAITSVAFNPAGTELLTASGDHTLRVWNTATWDQKNVLNGHADEVWDGRYSPNGRYVVSGAWDNTARVWELRTQQCTQVLAAHVSDVWATTFSPDGQLIATGGGDRKVKIWDAVTGLLVADLSGELHTAEIENLAFSPNGHSLVSVSRDGHLKVWRIPGVADRVGAYARYNYEKWARKGEFEKTVDFEARTSHKMERVQAFQQQGLAQMLTAYATTGSWQDFALKDYNADNESFAVVSSAFPTTTYRVKVTPKEAEQFRVNFGRATYGTPVFEVTDSAIALGNVSVSVAQGTASRQYVILH; from the coding sequence ATGCGTTCTCTCTTACCCATTGGCTCCGGCCCTATTTTTTTCTCCTGCCGCTTGGTGGCCGGCCTTAGCGTGGTGCTACTGGCCGGCTCGGTGGCTCAGGCGCAGGCCCCTGCTGGCGCGGCCGTTTCTATTCAGCCCGCCATGATTCAGCCCGGCTCGGCCCTGTTGATTGATATTGATACGAAGTCGCCGCTGCTGGGCGTGGACTACAGTCCCGACGGCAAGCGCATAGTGGCTTGTGGCCTGGGCCATTCAGTGGTAGTGTATGAGCTGGCTACCCACCAGCCGGTACTCACGCTGAAAGGCCACACCGACGATGTAGTGGCCGTTAAGTACAGTCCTAATGGCCGCTATATTGCCTCGGGGGGCGTGGACCACGCACTCATTCTCTGGGATGCCCTTACGGGCGAGCTAATACGTAAAAATACAGAACATACTGATTATGTGCGAGATGTTGCCTTCAGCCCCGACAGTAAGCTGCTGGCTACTGCCGGGTGGGACGGCCAGTCGCTCGTGTTTGATACCTTTAGCGGGCAGCGTGTGGCGGCCCTCAAAGAGCCCAAGCTAACCGATGCTGCGGTCAACGTGGCCTACAACCCTACCAAAACCACCCAAGGTCGCTCCAATGCCATTACGTCGGTGGCCTTTAACCCGGCCGGTACCGAACTGCTGACGGCCAGCGGCGACCATACCCTGCGCGTGTGGAATACCGCTACCTGGGACCAAAAGAACGTGCTCAACGGCCACGCCGACGAGGTGTGGGACGGCCGCTACTCGCCCAACGGCCGCTACGTAGTGAGCGGGGCCTGGGATAATACCGCCCGCGTGTGGGAGCTTCGCACTCAGCAATGCACGCAGGTGCTGGCCGCTCATGTTTCCGACGTATGGGCGACCACCTTCAGCCCCGATGGGCAGCTGATTGCCACCGGCGGCGGCGACCGTAAAGTAAAAATATGGGATGCCGTGACGGGCCTGCTCGTGGCCGACCTATCGGGGGAACTGCACACGGCCGAAATCGAAAATCTGGCCTTCAGCCCTAATGGCCACAGCCTGGTGAGCGTCAGTCGCGATGGCCACCTCAAGGTCTGGCGTATTCCCGGCGTGGCCGACCGCGTGGGAGCCTACGCTCGCTACAACTACGAAAAGTGGGCGCGTAAAGGTGAATTTGAAAAAACGGTAGATTTTGAGGCCCGTACTTCGCACAAAATGGAGCGCGTGCAGGCATTTCAGCAGCAAGGCTTGGCCCAAATGCTAACGGCTTACGCGACAACTGGCAGCTGGCAGGATTTTGCGCTTAAAGATTATAATGCTGATAACGAGTCGTTTGCAGTAGTCTCTAGCGCGTTCCCAACTACTACCTATCGCGTAAAAGTGACTCCTAAGGAAGCTGAGCAGTTCCGGGTCAACTTCGGGCGCGCCACCTACGGAACACCAGTCTTCGAGGTTACCGATAGTGCAATCGCTCTAGGAAACGTGAGCGTGAGCGTAGCTCAGGGTACTGCCAGTCGGCAGTACGTTATCCTGCATTGA
- a CDS encoding cytochrome-c peroxidase: MGKLLFFEPALSGNGKRSCASCHRPEKAFTDHRGTSRALRFTANLTRNSPTLLASARQKTFFHDGRAANLGEVVRQVVENPQELGSSYAQLTGRLAESPAYRLAFRQALGTDITEASVNKALAAYVTSLISNNAAYDQARRGQQPLPTIALAGKRLFMGPAGCVGCHAAPDFRDGRRYLVRPGEWVKTPTLRNVALTPPYGANGQAATLLDVLGDAFHAAHRPRPLAPAEASQLLAFLAALTDTTSAEHRPPLALPALHSLPDRRVGGLY, encoded by the coding sequence TTGGGTAAGCTACTCTTCTTTGAGCCGGCCCTCTCGGGCAACGGCAAACGTAGCTGTGCCTCGTGCCACCGGCCCGAAAAAGCATTTACAGACCACCGGGGAACATCACGAGCGTTGCGCTTTACAGCCAACCTTACGCGCAACTCGCCTACGCTGCTTGCGTCGGCGAGGCAGAAGACCTTCTTTCACGATGGCCGGGCTGCCAACCTGGGCGAGGTGGTGCGTCAGGTGGTTGAAAATCCTCAGGAACTGGGCAGTAGCTACGCCCAGCTAACGGGCCGGCTGGCCGAGAGCCCCGCTTACCGGTTGGCTTTTCGGCAGGCGTTAGGGACCGATATTACGGAGGCCAGCGTCAATAAAGCTTTGGCGGCTTACGTGACCAGCCTCATCAGCAACAATGCGGCCTACGACCAAGCCCGGCGCGGCCAACAGCCCTTGCCCACTATTGCCTTGGCCGGCAAACGGCTGTTTATGGGACCGGCTGGCTGCGTGGGCTGTCATGCGGCCCCAGATTTTCGGGATGGTCGCCGCTACCTAGTGCGGCCCGGCGAGTGGGTGAAAACCCCAACCCTGCGCAACGTGGCCCTCACACCTCCCTACGGTGCCAATGGCCAGGCCGCGACCCTGCTCGATGTGCTGGGCGATGCCTTCCATGCGGCGCACCGTCCCCGGCCACTGGCCCCGGCCGAGGCCAGCCAGCTACTAGCCTTTTTGGCCGCGCTTACTGATACGACTTCCGCCGAGCACCGCCCCCCGCTAGCGCTACCCGCCCTGCATAGCCTACCCGACCGCCGAGTAGGTGGCCTATACTGA
- the mreC gene encoding rod shape-determining protein MreC, with amino-acid sequence MRNLLAFLLRFQGVMLFVLLEVVSLFLFITNSSYQRAAFFNSANAYAGVVLARRTEVADYFQLANLNKQLLADNARLRQRLYPPDFTRREADSLPVGRDTLGHIIYRHLRPDLATLATQVAAPAAGDRMATSKPDTLLLGSVRLAARDDAYPLLPARVISNSLRAVDNYLTLNVGAADGVQPGLGVLSAGGVVGQVKAVSQHYATVFSLLHSKMAVAAKIKRDGTFGSVKWPGDDYSSALLDYIPRQNRLVRGDSVVTSGYNSVFPEGVFVGTIESFEKEPDKNFWTVHLRLGVDFSRLTYVYVVHNRPHTERDSLEATLTAPEPKPAKVPLTKLPRR; translated from the coding sequence ATGCGTAATCTGCTCGCGTTTCTGCTGCGCTTCCAGGGGGTGATGCTCTTTGTGCTGCTGGAAGTGGTGAGCTTGTTTTTGTTTATTACCAACAGTTCGTACCAGCGGGCGGCATTCTTTAATTCAGCCAACGCTTACGCCGGCGTGGTGCTGGCCCGGCGCACGGAGGTAGCCGATTATTTCCAGCTTGCGAACCTGAATAAGCAGCTGCTGGCTGATAACGCCCGGCTGCGCCAGCGCCTCTACCCCCCCGATTTTACCCGCCGCGAGGCTGACTCGCTGCCCGTGGGCCGCGATACACTGGGCCACATTATCTACCGTCACCTGCGGCCCGACCTGGCTACGTTGGCGACCCAAGTAGCTGCGCCAGCAGCCGGAGATAGAATGGCAACTTCTAAACCTGATACCCTACTGCTGGGTAGCGTGCGCCTGGCGGCCCGCGACGACGCCTACCCTCTGCTGCCGGCGCGGGTTATCAGCAACTCTTTGCGGGCCGTAGATAATTACCTGACCCTGAACGTGGGTGCGGCCGATGGCGTGCAGCCGGGCCTGGGCGTGCTGAGCGCGGGCGGCGTGGTGGGGCAGGTGAAGGCCGTGAGCCAGCACTACGCCACGGTGTTTTCGCTGCTGCACTCCAAGATGGCCGTGGCCGCTAAAATCAAGCGCGACGGTACCTTTGGCAGCGTGAAATGGCCCGGCGATGACTACAGCTCCGCGCTGCTCGACTACATTCCGCGCCAGAACCGCCTGGTGCGCGGCGACTCGGTGGTGACGTCGGGCTACAACTCGGTGTTTCCGGAGGGTGTGTTCGTGGGCACCATCGAGTCGTTTGAGAAGGAGCCGGACAAGAATTTCTGGACGGTGCACCTGCGGCTGGGCGTCGATTTTAGCCGCCTCACCTACGTGTACGTGGTGCACAACCGCCCCCACACTGAGCGTGACTCGTTGGAGGCGACTCTAACTGCGCCCGAGCCCAAGCCAGCCAAAGTTCCACTCACCAAGCTGCCCCGCCGATGA